In Endozoicomonas sp. GU-1, one DNA window encodes the following:
- the arsC gene encoding arsenate reductase (glutaredoxin) (This arsenate reductase requires both glutathione and glutaredoxin to convert arsenate to arsenite, after which the efflux transporter formed by ArsA and ArsB can extrude the arsenite from the cell, providing resistance.), with protein MSITIFHNPRCSKSRQTLSILEEQGISPEVVLYLESPPDADQLRAILGKLGINARDLLRKGEQEFKDNNLKDPSLTEEQLINVMCEFPRLIERPIVVNGEKARIGRPPESVLEIL; from the coding sequence ATGAGCATTACTATCTTTCACAACCCACGCTGTTCAAAATCCCGTCAAACCCTGAGTATTCTGGAAGAACAGGGAATCAGTCCTGAGGTGGTGCTGTACCTGGAAAGCCCGCCGGATGCGGATCAGCTGAGAGCCATTCTGGGCAAACTGGGCATCAATGCCCGGGACCTGCTTCGTAAAGGTGAACAGGAGTTCAAGGATAATAACCTCAAAGATCCATCCCTGACGGAAGAGCAACTGATCAACGTTATGTGCGAGTTTCCCAGATTGATTGAGCGCCCCATTGTGGTCAACGGCGAAAAAGCCAGAATTGGCCGCCCTCCTGAGTCTGTGCTTGAGATTCTCTAA
- a CDS encoding antibiotic biosynthesis monooxygenase translates to MFIAVYEFEIKQGNETEFRKAWLEVTKVIYQKCGSFGSRLHTSDNPNIMVGYAQWPDRQQWEKDHDLTDALYLEARQRMKDCLVQLKIVYQLEVSDDYLQTSSAA, encoded by the coding sequence ATGTTCATAGCGGTTTATGAATTTGAGATCAAACAAGGTAATGAGACTGAGTTTCGCAAAGCATGGCTGGAAGTGACAAAAGTCATCTACCAGAAATGTGGCAGCTTTGGCTCAAGACTGCACACTTCAGATAACCCAAACATTATGGTCGGTTATGCTCAATGGCCAGATCGCCAACAATGGGAAAAGGATCATGATCTGACCGATGCTCTATACCTTGAGGCTCGCCAGAGAATGAAAGATTGTCTTGTTCAATTAAAGATCGTATACCAGCTGGAAGTAAGCGACGACTATTTGCAGACATCTTCAGCAGCATAA
- a CDS encoding DUF2069 domain-containing protein, producing MQQKANQIYQVCLALYAGLILSLLAETWWLNPPPGSIFGISALQILPLLLPLPGLLKRGLRAASWLCFILCFYFISGVLEAWFRPEQPQGWLITGFSVLLFITSMMFVRWQAQANRLLES from the coding sequence ATGCAGCAAAAAGCCAACCAAATCTACCAAGTCTGCCTTGCCCTCTATGCTGGCCTGATTCTCTCTCTACTGGCAGAAACCTGGTGGTTGAATCCGCCACCGGGTTCGATCTTTGGTATCTCCGCCCTGCAGATACTGCCACTGCTTTTGCCACTTCCCGGCCTTCTGAAGCGCGGCCTGAGAGCAGCCTCCTGGCTCTGTTTTATCCTTTGCTTTTATTTTATCAGCGGCGTTCTTGAAGCATGGTTCAGGCCGGAACAACCCCAGGGCTGGCTGATCACCGGATTCAGCGTACTGTTATTTATTACTTCCATGATGTTTGTGCGCTGGCAGGCTCAGGCGAACAGGTTATTGGAGAGTTAG
- a CDS encoding DUF748 domain-containing protein, with protein MWLRQVGGFQFVGLLGLLFLGGLSISGWWWFAQVSDRVLNSFYQQTGQRLSGKDITFDPWQRRLTGSDIRVEEQGIQFTAQKVSVVLNYRHWWGAWFGEDVESLSGVELDDVSIAIDPELIALPLPTLFQRLSINRGRLSVSGIDQPLSFDQLTLVKEEEGRIRIYSDSRDGESWSFSGVYEVSKGLLDGEVRLVELPLSALVNAVPFNVLATQNNELSANDRFSGSVSATLSLSWDKPGGLILKGDAEGHSGQLLWSGLSAQWQQWHLNNLQFHGNDPAQSTAELAISGLDLRVPETLAGEFSVQLMPTLPAGITPLAINDSRLELANGHSPWLFENVNGRLVADGISGKEKNSRTYQFSAALANIGDLQLSGRLSGSDNDFAFQLNDARLAGPLKKYSAVAGYDMQGSQFDLSYNSQIHTGQLDISDLQAKKIANSLPVSSIHLLKALITDSSGRAAIPFSLEPGKSRLSQRIYRAVEQRVMAIVQAPFDYLSHTTGHALEPVLYHEAGKAKLTQRSQKNLVNLKKALIERPELNVLINVGVSESRDWPELSLYELEKALLELYAATSSVEPAEVIAIPPGVRASLVEQMYLATRRHQKIPEVGEQSPGQRVQEAERWLLKNWPKTPGQLERLQKARYDYLKSETGTASGHIELQLSSGPDRKGREPVSILTLQ; from the coding sequence ATGTGGTTGAGACAGGTTGGTGGTTTTCAGTTTGTGGGGCTTTTGGGGCTGCTTTTTCTGGGGGGGCTTTCTATTTCTGGGTGGTGGTGGTTTGCCCAGGTTTCTGATCGGGTTTTGAACAGCTTTTATCAACAGACAGGGCAACGCCTGTCTGGTAAAGACATTACTTTTGATCCATGGCAGCGTCGATTGACTGGCAGTGATATTCGGGTGGAAGAGCAAGGGATTCAGTTTACTGCTCAGAAGGTCAGTGTCGTGTTGAACTATCGCCATTGGTGGGGGGCGTGGTTTGGTGAGGATGTTGAATCGTTAAGTGGGGTTGAACTGGATGATGTCAGCATCGCTATTGATCCGGAGTTGATTGCCTTGCCTCTGCCGACGCTCTTTCAAAGGCTGTCCATCAATCGTGGCCGCCTTTCCGTCAGCGGAATAGATCAGCCACTCTCTTTTGACCAGCTGACGCTGGTGAAAGAAGAGGAAGGCAGAATCAGGATTTATTCAGACAGTCGTGATGGTGAGAGCTGGAGCTTCTCAGGCGTTTATGAGGTCAGTAAAGGCTTGCTGGATGGTGAAGTGAGGCTGGTCGAACTGCCTTTGTCCGCGCTGGTTAACGCAGTGCCTTTTAATGTATTGGCGACGCAGAATAATGAGCTGTCTGCCAATGACCGTTTTTCCGGGTCAGTGAGTGCCACATTATCACTGTCCTGGGATAAGCCGGGCGGCCTGATCCTGAAGGGCGATGCAGAAGGGCACAGTGGGCAGCTCTTGTGGTCGGGACTATCTGCCCAATGGCAGCAGTGGCATCTGAATAACCTGCAATTTCATGGCAATGATCCTGCACAATCTACGGCAGAGCTGGCTATTTCAGGTCTTGATCTGAGAGTGCCAGAAACACTGGCAGGAGAATTTTCCGTTCAGTTAATGCCAACCTTACCTGCTGGCATTACTCCGCTTGCTATTAACGACAGTCGTCTTGAACTGGCAAACGGCCATTCACCTTGGCTATTTGAAAACGTAAATGGAAGGCTGGTTGCCGATGGTATTTCGGGGAAAGAAAAAAATTCCCGAACCTATCAGTTCAGTGCTGCACTGGCCAATATTGGGGATTTGCAGTTGAGTGGTCGATTATCCGGCTCTGATAATGATTTTGCGTTTCAGCTCAACGATGCTCGTCTTGCAGGTCCTTTAAAAAAGTATTCGGCTGTTGCTGGTTATGATATGCAGGGTAGCCAATTTGACTTGAGTTATAACAGTCAAATACATACGGGGCAGCTTGATATTTCTGACTTGCAGGCAAAAAAGATCGCAAACAGCTTGCCGGTTTCATCCATCCATTTATTAAAAGCCCTGATAACGGATTCATCAGGTAGAGCGGCTATCCCGTTTTCCCTTGAGCCCGGAAAATCGAGATTATCACAGCGTATCTATCGGGCGGTTGAGCAACGTGTTATGGCCATTGTCCAAGCTCCGTTCGACTACCTTTCCCATACCACAGGTCATGCACTTGAACCTGTGCTTTACCATGAAGCGGGTAAAGCGAAATTAACACAGCGATCACAAAAGAACCTGGTAAACCTTAAGAAAGCGCTTATCGAGAGGCCAGAGTTGAATGTGTTGATTAATGTGGGTGTTTCTGAATCCAGAGATTGGCCAGAGCTCTCACTTTATGAACTGGAAAAGGCATTGCTGGAACTGTACGCCGCAACCAGTTCAGTGGAGCCTGCTGAGGTGATCGCTATTCCACCCGGGGTGCGGGCATCGCTTGTGGAGCAAATGTATCTGGCTACCCGACGTCACCAGAAAATCCCTGAAGTGGGTGAACAATCACCCGGGCAGAGGGTTCAGGAAGCCGAACGCTGGTTGTTGAAAAACTGGCCAAAGACGCCTGGTCAACTGGAGCGCTTGCAAAAGGCCAGATACGACTATCTGAAAAGTGAAACTGGCACGGCGTCCGGGCATATTGAGTTGCAGTTATCATCAGGCCCGGACCGAAAAGGGAGGGAGCCGGTGTCGATACTAACTCTCCAATAA
- the hda gene encoding DnaA regulatory inactivator Hda codes for MSIMSLPVQLPLSVQLRDDATFANFYSGRNETLVNLLDMDRSVPGIESEQFIFLYGPKGVGCSHLLQAACHQVDRRSGRSIYLPMKELVYYSPKLLEGIERLQLVCLDDIGEVAGIDEWEEALFDLFNRLRDSRTRFLVAADNPPRALGIQLQDLVSRLGWGLVFQVHPLDDRDKVAALKLRAHYRGFDLSDDVARFIIHRGSRDMGNLFTLLHKLDSASLRAKRKLTIPFVKEVMSW; via the coding sequence ATGTCCATTATGAGTTTGCCTGTGCAGCTACCGCTCAGTGTCCAGTTAAGAGACGATGCCACGTTCGCCAACTTCTACAGTGGGCGAAATGAGACGCTGGTCAATCTTCTGGATATGGATAGATCGGTTCCCGGCATCGAATCCGAGCAGTTTATTTTCCTCTACGGCCCCAAAGGGGTTGGCTGCAGCCATCTGCTTCAGGCGGCCTGTCATCAGGTGGACCGGCGCAGCGGGCGAAGTATTTATCTGCCCATGAAAGAGCTGGTTTATTACTCGCCAAAGCTTCTGGAAGGTATCGAGCGGCTGCAGCTGGTGTGCCTTGACGATATTGGTGAGGTTGCCGGTATCGATGAGTGGGAAGAAGCGCTGTTTGATCTGTTTAACCGCCTCCGGGACTCCAGAACCCGGTTTCTGGTGGCGGCGGACAATCCTCCCAGGGCGCTGGGGATTCAACTTCAGGACCTGGTCTCCCGCCTTGGCTGGGGCTTGGTATTTCAGGTGCACCCACTGGATGATCGGGACAAAGTCGCAGCGCTCAAACTTCGGGCCCATTACCGTGGCTTTGACCTGAGTGATGACGTTGCCCGCTTTATTATTCACCGTGGTTCCCGGGATATGGGCAACCTGTTTACCTTGTTGCATAAACTGGACAGTGCCTCTCTGCGCGCCAAGCGCAAGCTCACCATTCCCTTTGTTAAGGAAGTCATGAGCTGGTGA
- a CDS encoding ankyrin repeat domain-containing protein: protein MLLTQGEAKQWGRESELKSDGGNAAKRLLTAIENNDSEVVQSLIHEPLLDFNMEVISKTSHRWCTPLMLAIERNFLELARIILKVETVEINRVLGSNALHVAVQEGNADAVNLLLRSGADVNIQDVNGWTSLMKACKTKNEDIVRSLLDYQADVTLVNLFGLSALNILVNDYGAERPDLLALLIEHGAPVDQCDMNAWFPLIIAIKNGSLQYLQILLGEGWEKATCQNEGLVFLFAAVYGNESLLRYLYEKMPKNFLSFKDIDKYCSLRGVDVSHYKTVLTLLKERYGDLLSPELPETFFSLKSQCCRVIQRQMLDRGFDQLPLSANLKNYCAQIQLPILVDNEEELRAFYRSEYETEDREDGALAWGSLPPVDSVDWFHEEFWG, encoded by the coding sequence GTGCTTTTGACGCAGGGGGAGGCAAAGCAGTGGGGCAGGGAATCTGAGTTAAAGAGTGATGGAGGTAATGCTGCCAAACGTCTACTCACAGCTATCGAAAATAACGATAGTGAAGTAGTCCAATCCTTAATCCACGAGCCTCTTCTTGATTTTAATATGGAGGTAATCAGTAAAACTTCGCATCGCTGGTGCACTCCTTTAATGCTGGCGATTGAAAGAAATTTCCTGGAGCTTGCCAGGATTATACTCAAGGTTGAGACGGTTGAGATTAATAGGGTTTTGGGTTCGAATGCTTTGCATGTGGCGGTACAAGAGGGCAATGCTGACGCTGTTAATCTGCTATTGCGTTCAGGGGCAGACGTTAATATCCAGGATGTGAATGGCTGGACAAGTCTGATGAAAGCCTGCAAGACAAAAAATGAGGATATTGTCAGATCGTTGCTTGATTATCAGGCAGATGTGACATTGGTTAATCTGTTCGGATTATCGGCCCTCAATATACTGGTTAATGATTATGGTGCTGAGAGACCCGATCTATTGGCGTTGCTGATTGAACATGGGGCTCCTGTTGATCAATGCGACATGAATGCCTGGTTTCCGCTGATAATAGCCATCAAGAATGGGAGCTTGCAGTATCTTCAAATTTTGCTGGGTGAAGGCTGGGAAAAAGCGACCTGTCAAAACGAAGGGCTGGTTTTTTTGTTTGCAGCTGTGTATGGGAATGAGTCCTTACTCAGGTATTTGTACGAAAAAATGCCGAAGAACTTTTTATCGTTTAAGGATATCGATAAGTATTGTTCATTGCGAGGCGTTGATGTTTCGCACTACAAGACGGTATTAACCTTATTAAAAGAAAGGTATGGGGATCTTTTATCGCCTGAACTACCAGAAACTTTTTTTTCTCTGAAAAGCCAGTGTTGTCGAGTCATTCAACGACAGATGTTAGATAGAGGTTTTGATCAGCTTCCCCTGTCGGCAAATTTGAAAAACTATTGCGCTCAGATTCAATTACCCATTCTTGTGGATAACGAGGAAGAACTCCGGGCCTTTTACAGATCTGAATATGAAACTGAAGATCGTGAAGATGGGGCTTTGGCATGGGGCAGTCTACCTCCGGTTGATTCGGTGGATTGGTTTCATGAAGAATTCTGGGGGTAG
- a CDS encoding DUF2066 domain-containing protein, whose translation MPVAKRCNALLRNLISPLTLLSAPEARSAVKAAGLVVGLLVLSILPENTHAALVKGLYSQEVPVSGQGYQERADAMSQALAEVLVKVAGQREVLANSVIKSALAKPEAYIRKFGFRSSSADQASSLNRQQYLQAVFDDQAINRLLRSAGVAIWGQSRPSTLVWLAVESVGQRSIVNASGTLPAVFAESFQGRGLPVLFPLMDFEDAGAISTVDVWGGFTHKLQDASRRYGSESILTGRLSRALSPDALAQNERYNGRLTLIFRGISQSVAVNGLDAVALTQLAADLVGTTLSRHYAIDASDASGKTLLVVENVVSLDDYAALNKYLERITAIRDVSVHRVAGSTIELELVIDGSESQLADALALGRNLRPVAPGSDSSATMRYSWSY comes from the coding sequence ATGCCTGTGGCTAAGCGATGCAACGCTCTCCTGCGAAACCTGATCAGTCCGCTGACCTTACTGTCTGCCCCTGAAGCCCGTTCAGCCGTTAAGGCGGCCGGTCTTGTAGTGGGTCTTCTGGTATTGTCCATATTGCCTGAAAATACCCATGCGGCCTTGGTCAAAGGGCTATACAGTCAGGAAGTGCCAGTGTCCGGACAAGGTTACCAGGAGCGGGCGGATGCCATGTCTCAGGCACTGGCAGAGGTGCTGGTGAAAGTGGCCGGACAGCGTGAGGTGCTGGCCAACAGTGTGATAAAAAGTGCGCTGGCCAAGCCGGAAGCCTACATTCGCAAGTTTGGTTTTCGCAGCTCTTCTGCTGATCAGGCGTCCTCCCTCAACCGTCAGCAGTATTTGCAGGCGGTATTTGATGACCAGGCAATTAACCGCCTGCTGCGCAGTGCCGGTGTGGCCATCTGGGGGCAGAGCAGACCATCGACACTGGTGTGGCTGGCGGTGGAGAGCGTTGGGCAGCGCTCAATCGTCAATGCTTCAGGGACTCTTCCCGCAGTGTTTGCCGAGAGCTTTCAGGGGCGTGGCTTGCCGGTGCTCTTTCCGTTGATGGACTTTGAAGATGCCGGGGCGATTTCCACCGTTGATGTATGGGGCGGCTTTACCCACAAATTGCAGGACGCTTCCCGGCGTTATGGTTCTGAATCGATTCTGACCGGGCGTTTGTCCCGTGCTCTGTCACCGGACGCTCTGGCGCAAAACGAACGCTACAATGGACGGTTGACGCTGATATTCCGGGGAATAAGTCAGTCTGTGGCGGTTAATGGCCTGGATGCTGTTGCGTTGACACAGCTGGCCGCTGATCTGGTAGGCACAACCCTGTCCCGGCACTATGCTATTGATGCCTCCGATGCCAGTGGCAAGACTCTGCTGGTGGTTGAGAATGTTGTCAGTCTGGACGATTATGCCGCTTTGAATAAATACCTTGAGCGGATCACCGCCATTCGTGATGTGTCTGTTCATCGGGTGGCAGGTTCAACAATTGAGTTGGAGCTGGTTATTGATGGCTCTGAAAGCCAGTTGGCCGATGCCCTGGCCCTGGGTCGAAACCTCCGGCCGGTTGCACCGGGTTCTGACTCTTCGGCAACTATGCGCTACAGTTGGTCTTACTGA
- the purM gene encoding phosphoribosylformylglycinamidine cyclo-ligase translates to MNKSDSRTSLSYKDAGVDIDAGNALVERIKQVAKATSRPEVMGGLGGFGALCQLPAGYKEPVLVSGTDGVGTKLKLAMDLGMHDHIGIDLVAMCVNDLLVCGAEPLFFLDYYATGQLNVDVAERVVTGIGKGCEQSGCALIGGETAEMPGMYQGDDYDLAGFCVGVVEKSEIIDGSNVSPGDVLIGLKSSGPHSNGYSLIRKVLEVAGSDLSAPLAGKPLAEHLMAPTRIYVKSLLQLQKELPIHAMAHITGGGLPENLPRVIPKGCRAVINTQSWEIPAIFRFLQEKGNIETFELYRTFNCGIGMVLCIPQGHREQAIRRLAALGEESVIIGHIESADSDGDPVVFQ, encoded by the coding sequence ATGAACAAATCGGATTCCAGAACCTCCCTGAGTTACAAGGATGCAGGTGTCGATATCGACGCTGGCAACGCTCTGGTTGAGCGCATTAAACAGGTAGCAAAGGCCACCTCCCGCCCTGAGGTAATGGGTGGCCTGGGCGGTTTTGGAGCGCTGTGCCAACTGCCAGCCGGATACAAAGAACCGGTTCTGGTTTCCGGCACCGATGGCGTGGGTACCAAACTGAAGCTGGCCATGGACCTGGGGATGCATGACCATATCGGCATTGATCTGGTGGCCATGTGCGTCAACGACCTGCTGGTTTGTGGTGCCGAGCCCCTGTTCTTTCTGGACTATTACGCCACCGGCCAATTAAATGTGGATGTGGCTGAACGCGTGGTCACCGGGATTGGCAAAGGCTGTGAACAGTCTGGCTGCGCCCTGATCGGGGGTGAAACGGCGGAGATGCCCGGGATGTACCAGGGTGACGATTACGATCTGGCGGGTTTCTGTGTCGGCGTGGTGGAAAAGTCTGAAATCATTGATGGCAGCAACGTCTCCCCCGGTGACGTGTTAATCGGTTTGAAATCCAGCGGACCACACTCCAACGGTTATTCACTGATCCGCAAGGTTCTGGAAGTCGCCGGTTCAGACCTCAGCGCCCCGCTGGCAGGCAAGCCTCTGGCAGAACACCTGATGGCTCCAACCCGCATTTACGTCAAATCATTGCTGCAGCTGCAAAAGGAACTGCCGATCCACGCCATGGCTCACATTACCGGGGGCGGCTTGCCAGAGAATCTGCCAAGGGTTATTCCCAAGGGCTGTCGTGCGGTGATCAACACACAGAGTTGGGAAATCCCGGCCATCTTCCGTTTCCTGCAGGAAAAAGGCAATATTGAGACCTTTGAACTGTACCGTACCTTCAATTGTGGTATCGGTATGGTGCTCTGCATCCCACAAGGCCATCGGGAGCAGGCAATCCGGCGTCTGGCAGCGCTGGGAGAAGAAAGCGTCATTATCGGCCATATTGAATCCGCAGACAGCGATGGCGATCCTGTGGTGTTTCAATAA
- the purN gene encoding phosphoribosylglycinamide formyltransferase — protein MAILWCFNNRPDQYLARVPCHSGQPDSNHKTIDSIQETAVSEKKRVVVLLSGNGSNLQALLDQEHHYSYQIVGVVSNVPEAYGLERARQHKVAALGLDYKIFSSRGAFDQRLVEEVNRFEPDLVVLAGYMKILGPEFVEKFAGRLINVHPSLLPEYKGLGTYRRVLADKKTRHGCTVHFVTPELDSGAHIIQASMSVGPGDNEEGLKQRVQAMEHQIYPLAVHLITSGRLQLKGDNVLLDDHPIDPLGYQLQENALELA, from the coding sequence ATGGCGATCCTGTGGTGTTTCAATAACCGTCCTGACCAATATCTGGCCCGGGTGCCATGTCACTCTGGCCAACCGGATTCCAATCACAAAACCATTGACAGCATTCAGGAAACAGCAGTGAGCGAGAAAAAGCGAGTTGTCGTTCTGTTATCAGGCAACGGCAGTAACCTTCAGGCACTTCTGGATCAAGAACATCACTACAGTTATCAAATTGTCGGGGTCGTCAGCAACGTACCAGAGGCTTACGGGCTGGAAAGGGCCAGACAGCACAAAGTGGCTGCCCTTGGCCTGGACTACAAAATCTTTTCCTCCCGGGGTGCCTTTGACCAGAGACTGGTGGAAGAGGTTAACCGCTTTGAGCCGGACCTTGTGGTACTGGCCGGATATATGAAAATTCTAGGCCCCGAGTTTGTGGAAAAATTCGCTGGCAGATTGATCAATGTTCACCCCTCCCTGCTCCCGGAATACAAAGGTCTTGGCACCTATCGTCGGGTACTTGCGGATAAGAAAACCCGCCATGGCTGTACTGTTCACTTTGTCACACCAGAACTGGACAGCGGTGCCCATATCATTCAGGCTTCAATGAGTGTCGGGCCCGGCGATAATGAAGAGGGTCTGAAACAACGTGTTCAGGCCATGGAGCACCAGATTTACCCCCTGGCCGTACATCTGATCACCTCCGGCAGGCTGCAACTGAAGGGTGACAACGTGCTACTGGATGATCACCCTATTGACCCACTGGGCTACCAACTGCAGGAAAACGCCCTGGAACTGGCATGA
- a CDS encoding DUF3108 domain-containing protein: protein MINSIHTLFHRHTVSMKESITTHPGNYGPGTLRAALALTLVLAGNTGFAASQTKKPDSAFTLKPYSATYKASIKGMPFGGSGERSLRQNADGTWTLEFSADAAFFGMKETSHFASQGVQLITSQYVQQRTGLGNKPTEYATFDWSSNKVNWQQGDRQWSMDLKPETLDNLSYQLKLRMDLAAAHGQPLNYVVADDDEVYQRQFTIEGEEILKTDLGNLKTVRVKIRRDSDERATWIWFAKNHDYFLVKLLQEEKGTAYTIEIKEAAIDGKPLKKKPTTRLSERPKHP, encoded by the coding sequence ATGATCAATTCGATTCATACGCTTTTTCATCGCCACACAGTGAGCATGAAAGAATCCATAACAACCCATCCCGGCAACTATGGCCCGGGCACTCTGAGAGCGGCACTAGCCCTGACCCTGGTGCTGGCGGGCAATACCGGCTTTGCTGCCTCCCAGACGAAAAAACCGGATAGCGCTTTCACGCTCAAGCCATACTCCGCAACCTATAAAGCATCCATCAAGGGGATGCCCTTTGGTGGATCCGGCGAAAGATCCCTGAGACAAAATGCTGATGGCACCTGGACCCTTGAGTTCAGTGCCGATGCGGCATTTTTCGGGATGAAAGAGACCAGCCATTTTGCCAGTCAAGGTGTGCAACTGATCACCAGCCAATACGTGCAACAAAGAACCGGGCTGGGCAACAAACCAACGGAATATGCCACCTTTGACTGGTCCAGCAATAAGGTCAACTGGCAACAGGGGGACCGGCAGTGGTCGATGGACCTGAAACCGGAAACCCTGGACAACCTGAGTTACCAGCTGAAACTGCGTATGGATCTGGCGGCTGCCCATGGCCAACCGCTAAACTATGTCGTTGCCGATGACGATGAAGTCTATCAACGCCAATTCACCATCGAAGGTGAAGAGATATTAAAAACGGACCTTGGCAACCTGAAAACCGTCAGAGTCAAAATACGCAGAGACAGTGATGAACGGGCCACCTGGATCTGGTTTGCCAAAAACCATGACTACTTTCTGGTAAAGCTGCTGCAGGAAGAAAAAGGCACGGCCTATACCATTGAGATCAAAGAGGCTGCCATTGACGGCAAGCCACTGAAAAAGAAACCAACCACCAGACTGTCAGAACGCCCCAAACATCCCTGA
- the gloA gene encoding lactoylglutathione lyase: MRFLHTMLRVGNLDRSIEFYTEILGMKLLRKHDNEQYQYTLAFVGYADESEQAVIELTYNWGTDQYDLGNAFGHVALGADDIYATCNAIRKAGGKITREPGPVLGGDH; the protein is encoded by the coding sequence ATGCGATTTCTTCACACCATGCTGCGTGTTGGCAACCTGGATCGATCCATCGAGTTTTATACGGAAATTCTCGGCATGAAACTGCTGAGAAAGCACGACAACGAACAGTACCAGTACACCCTCGCTTTTGTTGGCTATGCCGATGAGTCGGAGCAGGCAGTGATTGAACTCACCTACAACTGGGGCACTGATCAGTACGACCTGGGCAACGCCTTTGGTCATGTTGCCCTGGGCGCTGATGATATTTATGCCACCTGTAATGCCATCCGTAAGGCTGGCGGCAAAATTACCCGGGAACCGGGTCCGGTGCTTGGGGGGGACCACTGA
- the mltC gene encoding membrane-bound lytic murein transglycosylase MltC → MPRLCTLILLTALSSPLITACSSGQANSHGANYVTNAALEELGPVGNAMDREKDVIAFEALVRILIKEARVAWGDEKKASSKEYVKYTNHYRTRVFVDFDSGKVHVETQDRSDLRKAIAAILLTPYAPDQVDLFSDRDVPVGEQPMLYGQVLDHEKQPIRWQWRALRYADYLIQNQLTTRRSPKGRIYAVDFELVEDHLSQRQYQYASLVRKYARIYDVEESLIYAVIRTESSFNPYAVSSSNAYGLMQIIPKTAGRDVFERVKKLPGQPSKNWLFQPHNNIDTGTAYLSLLENHYLKQIRDPLSRKYTIISAYNGGAGNVFATFDRNSRDRAIQKINGLKPNQVYWALTQKHPRGESRRYLEKVSTAQKDFYQGNI, encoded by the coding sequence ATGCCCCGTCTTTGCACCCTCATCTTATTGACTGCATTATCATCACCTCTGATCACCGCTTGCTCTTCCGGGCAGGCCAATAGCCATGGAGCCAATTACGTCACTAACGCGGCACTGGAGGAGCTTGGCCCTGTCGGCAATGCCATGGACCGGGAAAAGGACGTCATTGCTTTTGAGGCACTGGTTCGCATCTTAATCAAGGAAGCCAGGGTGGCCTGGGGGGATGAGAAAAAGGCCAGCAGTAAAGAGTATGTGAAATACACCAACCACTACCGAACCCGGGTATTTGTTGATTTTGACTCCGGTAAGGTTCATGTGGAAACCCAGGATCGTTCGGACTTAAGAAAAGCGATTGCTGCTATTCTACTGACGCCCTATGCCCCTGATCAGGTGGATCTGTTCAGCGACAGAGATGTGCCGGTTGGTGAACAGCCCATGCTGTATGGACAGGTACTGGATCATGAAAAGCAGCCCATCCGCTGGCAGTGGCGCGCCTTGAGGTATGCCGATTACCTGATTCAAAACCAGCTGACCACCCGGCGATCCCCAAAGGGACGGATTTACGCCGTGGACTTTGAACTGGTGGAAGACCACTTATCACAACGACAATATCAATACGCCAGCCTGGTTCGCAAATACGCCCGCATTTATGATGTTGAAGAGAGCCTGATTTACGCAGTGATTCGCACGGAAAGCAGCTTCAACCCCTATGCCGTGAGCTCGTCAAATGCCTATGGCCTGATGCAGATCATACCCAAAACGGCAGGTCGGGATGTGTTTGAAAGAGTGAAAAAACTGCCCGGGCAGCCCAGCAAAAACTGGCTCTTTCAGCCCCATAACAATATTGATACCGGAACAGCGTACCTGTCGCTGCTGGAAAATCATTACCTGAAGCAGATCCGTGATCCACTGTCACGGAAATATACGATCATCTCCGCCTATAATGGCGGTGCTGGTAATGTCTTCGCCACCTTTGATCGCAACAGCCGTGATCGTGCCATACAGAAAATCAACGGCCTGAAGCCAAACCAGGTATATTGGGCACTGACACAGAAACACCCTCGGGGAGAAAGCAGGCGTTACCTGGAAAAAGTCTCTACCGCTCAGAAGGATTTTTATCAGGGAAATATTTAA